In one window of Nitrospirota bacterium DNA:
- a CDS encoding tetratricopeptide repeat protein gives MKSSNVIIWCLVITCLLLIGCTEEGYMIDWGNRDARAGNYESAIKRYNEALKINPRSAKAYYNRGLVWDYMNEMEKAIADYTMALEIDKECIDAYFNRGTILSKKGNYDLAISDFTKALQFNPDNLTRIDLYFKRAYAWFKIEDYSRAIDDYSEGIKIDPTKAEAYYSRAEAWYEKGNFDNAISDYTKAIQINPKYAQAVFNRANTWHEKREYASAIIDYEKAIELDPKKALVYNNYSWLLSTCPDSRFRNGAKALKLALKAGDLNPDEVVFVGTPAAAYAELGNFKEAIQTVEKAITLLKKNNNENLIDNLKLVPQLESYKAGKPWREDVKREDWMREYKIKGKKE, from the coding sequence ATGAAAAGTTCTAACGTTATTATTTGGTGCTTAGTAATTACCTGCCTATTATTAATTGGATGCACAGAGGAAGGTTACATGATTGACTGGGGAAACCGCGACGCCAGGGCTGGAAACTATGAATCTGCTATAAAAAGATATAACGAGGCTCTGAAAATAAATCCACGCAGCGCAAAAGCATACTATAATCGCGGACTTGTTTGGGACTATATGAACGAAATGGAAAAAGCTATTGCTGATTACACAATGGCATTGGAAATAGATAAAGAATGTATTGATGCATATTTTAATCGGGGGACAATATTAAGCAAAAAGGGTAATTATGACCTTGCAATCTCTGATTTTACTAAGGCTCTGCAGTTTAATCCAGATAATTTAACAAGGATTGATCTATATTTTAAGCGGGCATACGCGTGGTTTAAGATTGAAGATTACAGTCGTGCCATTGATGATTACTCTGAGGGAATAAAAATCGATCCCACTAAAGCTGAAGCGTATTATTCCCGGGCAGAGGCATGGTACGAGAAAGGTAATTTTGATAATGCCATCTCTGATTACACAAAAGCTATACAGATAAATCCAAAGTATGCGCAGGCAGTATTCAACCGTGCGAACACGTGGCATGAGAAAAGAGAGTATGCTTCCGCAATTATTGATTACGAAAAAGCCATAGAATTAGACCCGAAAAAAGCACTAGTATACAACAACTATTCCTGGCTATTGTCCACCTGTCCCGACAGCAGGTTTAGAAATGGAGCTAAGGCGTTAAAATTAGCTCTAAAAGCTGGCGACCTCAATCCTGATGAAGTGGTTTTCGTAGGTACCCCGGCTGCAGCTTATGCTGAATTGGGTAATTTCAAAGAGGCAATCCAGACAGTGGAAAAAGCCATTACGTTACTTAAAAAAAATAATAATGAGAATCTGATTGATAACTTAAAGTTAGTCCCGCAATTAGAATCTTATAAGGCAGGCAAGCCGTGGCGTGAGGACGTCAAGAGGGAAGACTGGATGCGTGAATACAAAATTAAGGGGAAGAAAGAATAA
- a CDS encoding PIN domain nuclease, with protein MVLVDTSVLIDYLKGTQNHAVEKLQFILDTGIPFGINSYIYQELLQGTKTEKEFNELKAYLETQVFYDLKDKKISFTEAAELYFKCRKKGFQVGGTIDCLIAQTAIENNLLLLHNDEDFEKIAKVAGLKFY; from the coding sequence GTGGTCCTCGTAGATACCTCTGTATTAATAGATTATTTAAAAGGAACGCAAAACCACGCTGTAGAGAAACTGCAATTCATTCTTGATACCGGCATCCCTTTTGGCATTAACTCATACATCTATCAGGAACTGCTTCAGGGTACAAAGACAGAAAAGGAATTTAACGAGTTAAAGGCATATCTTGAAACTCAGGTGTTTTATGATTTAAAAGATAAAAAGATTTCTTTTACAGAGGCTGCAGAACTTTACTTTAAATGCAGAAAAAAAGGGTTTCAGGTCGGCGGCACTATTGACTGCCTTATTGCCCAGACTGCTATAGAAAATAACCTTTTGCTTTTGCATAATGATGAAGATTTTGAAAAGATAGCAAAGGTTGCAGGGCTGAAGTTTTATTAA
- a CDS encoding type II toxin-antitoxin system VapB family antitoxin has product MRTNIAIDDKLIKKAFQYSDAKTKKGLINEALKKFVEDHSRMDLRRLKGKVRFMEDYDYKALRKGN; this is encoded by the coding sequence ATGAGAACGAATATTGCAATTGATGATAAACTTATAAAAAAGGCGTTTCAATATTCTGATGCAAAAACTAAGAAAGGGTTAATAAATGAGGCGCTTAAAAAGTTTGTGGAAGACCACAGCAGGATGGATTTAAGAAGACTTAAAGGGAAAGTCCGCTTCATGGAAGATTACGACTATAAGGCATTAAGAAAAGGCAACTAA
- a CDS encoding adenylyl-sulfate kinase encodes MPWVIWITGLPGSGKSTLAIALKKKIPDAVILRMDELRKIVTPKPCYSDAEREYVYRALVFTAKNLYALGPNVIIDSTGNKKSWRLHARKLIKNFFEVYLKNKALKTQRLIHILQAKLISSALPVLLAQPS; translated from the coding sequence ATGCCGTGGGTCATCTGGATAACAGGACTGCCGGGAAGCGGAAAGAGCACTCTTGCCATTGCTTTGAAGAAAAAAATCCCTGATGCCGTCATACTCAGGATGGATGAACTCAGAAAAATCGTTACACCCAAACCTTGTTATTCCGATGCAGAAAGAGAATACGTATACAGGGCGCTCGTTTTTACCGCAAAAAACCTTTATGCACTCGGACCTAATGTAATCATTGATTCCACGGGAAACAAAAAATCATGGAGACTGCATGCAAGAAAACTGATTAAAAACTTTTTTGAAGTTTACCTGAAAAATAAGGCGCTGAAAACTCAGCGCCTTATTCATATCCTTCAAGCCAAACTTATTTCTTCGGCTCTGCCGGTTTTGCTGGCTCAGCCTTCTTAG
- a CDS encoding phosphoglycerate kinase yields MSSENLDRKLPVIQEADLNGKIVLVRFDHNVVKKGIVRDPYRIDRSFGTLYNIVERGGRPILMTHVGRPLDKKTGQITCDSGDSVEPIVEYLRQKLHTKFYIPKFNNIDSGQGITGIDTSINLAVKNLRERKIGGIYLPNTRWFRGEEDKGAFRENFALQLAGLADIYINDAFGSWQAHATTYDITKHLPSYAGFLMQQEIENLSRVINPERPFVAVVAGAKYDTKIGPLHAIYEKVDFLILGGVIYNAYLCARYGISIQGVSDKDIAAAKDLVSMDKDRQKIVELPYIVESDTLEGKIESKYRTIAVKDFKKGDKHSYILDVDQRSFEDKRVSEVILNAKTIFVNAVMGFTPHFTEGSEALDKTIDKNAVALKMYGGGDTLQEFKSLCPGLYLSVLDNSQYYFFTGGGTVLTAIEQGSPYGLKPVQALMENKEKFGVR; encoded by the coding sequence ATGAGCTCAGAAAATCTTGATAGAAAACTGCCCGTAATTCAGGAGGCGGACCTTAACGGCAAGATAGTCCTTGTCCGTTTTGACCACAATGTCGTAAAAAAAGGCATTGTGAGGGACCCATATAGGATTGACAGGAGTTTTGGCACACTTTATAACATTGTAGAGCGCGGCGGCAGGCCTATACTCATGACCCATGTGGGCAGACCCCTTGATAAAAAGACCGGTCAGATAACATGCGACTCCGGAGATTCAGTAGAACCCATTGTTGAATACCTCAGGCAAAAACTCCACACGAAATTTTACATACCTAAATTTAACAACATAGACTCAGGGCAGGGGATAACAGGCATTGACACATCCATAAATCTGGCTGTAAAGAATCTCAGGGAAAGAAAAATCGGCGGTATATACCTGCCCAATACCCGGTGGTTTCGCGGGGAAGAAGACAAGGGCGCATTCAGGGAAAACTTCGCGCTTCAGCTTGCAGGGCTTGCGGATATTTATATTAATGACGCCTTTGGTTCATGGCAGGCGCATGCTACCACTTATGACATTACAAAGCACCTGCCGTCTTATGCTGGTTTTCTTATGCAGCAGGAGATTGAGAACCTGAGCCGTGTTATAAATCCTGAAAGACCGTTTGTCGCAGTTGTTGCAGGCGCAAAATATGACACAAAGATAGGACCTCTTCATGCGATATATGAGAAAGTTGATTTTCTGATTTTAGGAGGCGTTATTTATAACGCATACCTCTGCGCCAGATACGGGATATCCATTCAAGGCGTTTCTGACAAAGACATAGCGGCGGCAAAAGACCTTGTGAGCATGGACAAGGACAGGCAAAAAATTGTAGAACTTCCTTACATTGTTGAATCAGATACGCTTGAAGGGAAAATTGAAAGCAAGTACAGGACTATTGCCGTTAAGGATTTTAAAAAAGGCGATAAACATAGTTACATCCTTGATGTGGACCAGAGGTCATTTGAGGACAAAAGGGTGTCGGAAGTCATACTTAATGCAAAAACGATTTTTGTGAATGCAGTTATGGGCTTTACCCCGCATTTTACCGAAGGCTCTGAGGCGCTGGATAAGACAATTGACAAAAACGCCGTTGCATTAAAGATGTATGGCGGCGGTGACACCCTCCAGGAATTTAAAAGCCTCTGCCCCGGGCTTTACCTCTCTGTTTTGGACAACAGCCAGTATTACTTTTTTACCGGCGGAGGCACTGTGCTTACCGCCATTGAGCAGGGCAGTCCTTACGGGCTGAAGCCTGTTCAGGCGCTGATGGAGAATAAGGAAAAGTTCGGCGTGAGATAG
- a CDS encoding DUF1344 domain-containing protein encodes MKKIIALVAVLLFAFAMTTVAFAAEKAAPAAPAAEKKEAAKPAEKKAEEKKAPAKVQQLTGDVTAVDAKAGTITVKGKKGDVTAAVDAKTAVKVGDKVTVKYTEVDGKNVAKSVKASAAAAPAKAEEKKAEPKKAEPAKPAEPKK; translated from the coding sequence ATGAAGAAAATAATTGCATTAGTTGCAGTGCTTCTTTTTGCATTTGCAATGACAACAGTTGCATTTGCAGCGGAAAAGGCAGCCCCTGCAGCTCCGGCAGCAGAGAAGAAAGAGGCGGCAAAGCCGGCAGAGAAAAAGGCTGAGGAGAAAAAAGCGCCTGCGAAGGTGCAGCAGCTTACCGGTGATGTGACAGCAGTTGACGCAAAGGCAGGCACTATTACTGTAAAAGGCAAAAAGGGTGATGTTACCGCTGCCGTAGACGCTAAGACAGCAGTAAAGGTCGGCGACAAGGTTACTGTAAAGTACACAGAAGTTGACGGCAAGAATGTTGCAAAGAGCGTAAAAGCCAGTGCAGCAGCAGCGCCGGCAAAGGCAGAGGAAAAGAAGGCAGAGCCTAAGAAGGCTGAGCCAGCAAAACCGGCAGAGCCGAAGAAATAA
- a CDS encoding transglutaminase, with protein MFKIRQKAIIFFLFLGLSCLGIAQIHAEDVNQSKGIDGALSNSASISQAEVLGPGWFMGTAEPVSPEDAEAYYNSKQSRENTLGTMGIAAFTASAATITDGIEELARALQYDPKLIYDYVHNYIDYVPYFGSLKGATLTYLDGSGNDFDQTSLMIALLRESSNYNTNIGTVQYVYGTMTIPNYFGADDYDLQHWLGVSASSSVISRLLSSGGIPAAVYYLDTTMDRVWVKAAINGTDYMFDPSFKKYEETAGINLKTAMNYDRNALLTAAGGETGTDYIRNLNDSALRSKLVEYSTNLITSLRANYPNSEMSGIIGGRNIISEIIEQYPTGLRFPYSVTAYWDNVPDAYVHKVHIQHGQIDQLFSIHDIAGKRLAITYDTGGSGSSALNVSGSSQALPNTDQKLQINLNFTKSEKSISNQVIKVGNTNLTARSTTTWDFGRINSYSSVTYSTTYSVQAGYPTATFNSWLSNNGSGAYSCTQNCGVHNVGPGQSITTSVTFSGSGQSRGTKTATLNVNISGSGYTPSTDYYNCTGFKADDPNFSPGSYGIDFGQRYLDDFADGTAKLKNNGSYTVTINGMRWTGSGSGQFQFLSGSGSGSLGAGQTRDINIRYLAGAVGVHNADIEIAFSYDGITYDYPGVTLPNVGETISAPAAQLWLDDELITQESPPVSGAGLATMTLTIDHPYSADSGAYGDQTSTYNLKRGSSYVVISDFGGSKDARLLKKRQRILEDYRTSGLSDSSREVLTETLNVMGQTWMQQTTLSDNLLAQLSNVIQIRHHRFGIMAQEEGYYVDVKTQVGSYISKNNNTSDENACFKAGSFLGSALEHGVLEQLQGVDRPAASTIKLMNIANGNGDKIFLADSGNFSTIQSQLTGYSAEDIQDFQSAVNDGFTLILPADGQLALQQWSGKGYVKFKQDVDGKAEMGMIIGGDYYGGYGAYPWQTCIYCVQNEFDSELFFPSQIRTSQCGDPIDMTTGAYVLDHEDLALGGAEPLGLHFKRYYNSDNHNEKSSLGYGWTHSYNIYLNIHSDVDAGLAMRQPVDAVASLVASVVTLDLMSSSMPAVKEWATAVLVNKWSMDELFENAVSVHLQDRVLTYIMLPDGSFNSPPGVTTKLTKQTGLYQLQERFGTVIDFNANNRVSSWTDVDGNSLTFTYSGNNLTTVTDAINRTLTLQYTGDKLTAVADSAGRTASYGYDPNDNLNTYTDPENKAWSYGYNTDHRITGQTNPLSITTVTNTYDSLGRVKQQVEPRQGGTSTTHNYYFSGFRNIREESGNQTIYFIDDKKRTVGEQNALGNSKTTQYDGQNHVVETVDAKANPSWFYYDGNHNLIASINALGLITDYNYDAQFRLTDTVDHIYHGTHLEYDSEHHPILSKFGIRYDSSLNPIDSGLYQNSSTYYANGLKNTVTDGRATMTTLTYDSYGNPDTIKVGSHPAIDYSYDSIGRMTDLTDQVTSTTSFVYDKRSLLTKKTDPLLKDTILTYDDAGRLASRKDRNNQTITYSYTPTDKPDTITYPDSSTVHFTYDQYDQLTGMQEAIGSSSYGYDAVGRLTSQTDANGFAVAYGYDAAGNLTSITYPGNKTVNYTYDALNRLKTVTNWLSQTATYNYDDAGRLTSLTNFNGTVTTYGYDNANRLTAFDNKKSDTTILASYSFTLDGNGNRTQVVQNEPLTQIPNPADVSYTYNTKKNRLLTANTTSFGYDDEGQLNSKAGGAYTFDYEHRLKSIAGTTTFYYDGSGKRLKAVRNGIETRYIYDTGGNLLAEADGNNNITKYYIYGAGLLAMVTPTNQTYCYHFNAVGSTIAMTDSTQAMVNKYSYDPFGNVVNQVEAVQQPFKFVGQHGVMTEPNGFYYMRARYYDPEVGRFISEDPIGFEGGINLYAYVLNNPVLLIDPLGLAVGDWWDLPANYGRAYEIHDQEMERFAGHHNDTGDAMRHAEWSRRTAEETNSFTAWSAGLGHEIDNWINDDQPWREGLMDLHNNSEGRNAARESRLVNPNNLRTNPQGKKGCY; from the coding sequence ATGTTTAAAATCAGACAGAAGGCAATAATATTTTTTCTGTTTTTGGGTTTAAGTTGTTTAGGGATTGCTCAAATACATGCAGAGGATGTGAATCAATCAAAAGGTATTGATGGAGCACTATCTAATAGTGCTTCCATTTCTCAGGCAGAAGTGCTTGGTCCGGGCTGGTTTATGGGGACTGCTGAGCCTGTCAGTCCGGAAGATGCAGAGGCTTACTACAATTCAAAACAGTCAAGAGAAAACACTCTTGGAACAATGGGAATTGCCGCTTTCACTGCTTCTGCAGCGACTATAACTGATGGAATTGAGGAACTTGCGCGGGCGCTTCAATATGACCCCAAGTTGATATACGACTATGTTCATAATTACATTGATTACGTTCCTTACTTCGGCTCGCTCAAAGGGGCCACTTTGACATATCTAGATGGAAGCGGAAATGACTTTGACCAGACGTCATTGATGATAGCTTTGTTGAGGGAAAGCAGCAATTACAACACAAATATCGGAACGGTTCAATATGTTTACGGGACAATGACCATACCTAATTATTTTGGAGCTGACGATTATGATCTGCAGCACTGGCTTGGAGTAAGTGCAAGTTCAAGCGTCATTTCAAGGCTGCTGAGCAGCGGAGGCATTCCTGCAGCTGTTTATTATTTGGATACAACGATGGATCGAGTGTGGGTTAAGGCAGCAATCAACGGAACAGACTATATGTTTGACCCGTCATTCAAAAAATACGAAGAGACAGCGGGCATTAATCTGAAAACCGCAATGAACTATGACCGTAATGCGCTTCTGACAGCAGCCGGCGGTGAAACAGGGACTGATTATATTCGCAATCTAAATGACAGCGCCCTTCGCAGCAAGCTTGTTGAATATTCAACAAACCTGATAACCTCTCTTCGCGCAAATTATCCAAATTCAGAAATGTCCGGGATTATAGGGGGCAGGAATATCATTTCAGAGATCATTGAACAATATCCAACAGGTTTAAGATTTCCGTATTCGGTTACTGCATATTGGGACAATGTGCCGGACGCCTATGTTCATAAAGTTCATATCCAGCACGGACAGATAGATCAATTATTCTCAATCCATGATATAGCCGGGAAGAGGCTGGCGATTACGTATGATACTGGCGGTAGCGGGTCCAGCGCGCTAAATGTTTCTGGATCCAGTCAAGCTTTACCGAACACAGATCAAAAACTTCAAATTAATCTAAATTTCACAAAGTCAGAAAAAAGCATATCTAATCAGGTTATCAAAGTTGGTAATACCAATTTGACAGCTCGGTCAACAACCACATGGGACTTTGGCAGAATTAACAGTTATAGTTCAGTTACTTATAGCACTACATATTCAGTCCAAGCCGGCTATCCTACGGCAACATTCAATTCATGGCTTTCAAACAACGGCAGCGGCGCCTATTCGTGTACCCAGAATTGCGGAGTCCATAATGTTGGCCCCGGACAATCAATTACGACAAGCGTCACGTTTTCAGGTTCCGGCCAGAGTCGCGGGACAAAGACAGCCACACTCAATGTCAATATATCGGGCTCCGGATATACTCCATCTACCGATTACTATAACTGCACTGGTTTTAAGGCAGATGACCCTAATTTTTCACCGGGTTCTTATGGAATAGACTTTGGTCAGCGTTATCTGGACGATTTTGCTGACGGCACAGCCAAATTGAAGAATAATGGTTCTTATACTGTAACGATCAACGGGATGAGATGGACAGGTTCAGGCAGCGGTCAATTTCAGTTCTTGAGCGGCAGCGGGTCAGGAAGTCTTGGGGCGGGTCAGACTCGGGATATTAACATCCGTTATCTGGCCGGCGCTGTTGGAGTCCATAATGCGGACATTGAAATCGCGTTCTCCTATGACGGGATTACTTATGATTACCCCGGCGTCACGCTGCCGAATGTGGGAGAAACCATTTCTGCGCCGGCAGCCCAATTATGGCTTGATGACGAATTAATTACACAGGAGTCTCCGCCGGTTTCAGGAGCAGGGCTGGCAACAATGACATTGACGATTGATCATCCTTACAGCGCTGATTCAGGCGCTTACGGTGACCAAACATCAACATATAATCTGAAGCGCGGCTCATCTTATGTTGTTATTTCCGATTTCGGGGGCAGCAAAGACGCCCGGCTTTTGAAGAAACGCCAGAGAATTCTTGAAGACTACCGCACAAGCGGATTATCCGATTCTTCGCGCGAGGTATTGACAGAGACGCTCAATGTTATGGGACAGACATGGATGCAGCAGACTACCCTTTCGGACAACCTGCTTGCTCAGCTTTCCAATGTCATACAGATAAGGCATCATCGCTTCGGCATCATGGCTCAGGAGGAAGGCTATTATGTTGACGTCAAGACGCAGGTTGGCTCATATATCTCCAAAAACAATAATACCTCTGATGAAAACGCATGTTTCAAGGCAGGCAGTTTCCTTGGCAGCGCGCTGGAGCACGGCGTGCTTGAACAATTGCAGGGAGTAGACAGACCTGCTGCGTCAACCATTAAATTAATGAACATAGCCAATGGTAATGGAGACAAGATATTTCTTGCCGATTCCGGCAATTTCTCAACTATACAATCACAACTGACAGGCTACAGCGCTGAAGATATACAGGATTTTCAAAGCGCGGTCAATGACGGATTTACATTGATTCTTCCTGCAGACGGACAGTTAGCTCTACAGCAATGGAGTGGAAAAGGATACGTAAAATTCAAACAGGACGTTGATGGGAAAGCCGAGATGGGCATGATAATCGGTGGTGATTATTACGGAGGATATGGAGCGTATCCGTGGCAAACATGCATTTATTGCGTTCAAAATGAATTTGACTCAGAGTTGTTCTTTCCATCTCAGATACGTACCTCTCAATGCGGCGATCCTATTGATATGACTACAGGAGCGTATGTGCTTGACCATGAAGACCTTGCGCTCGGAGGCGCAGAGCCATTGGGTTTGCATTTCAAACGCTACTACAACAGCGACAACCATAACGAGAAAAGTAGTCTCGGCTATGGCTGGACACATAGTTATAACATCTATCTCAACATTCACAGCGACGTGGATGCCGGTCTTGCAATGCGACAACCTGTGGATGCAGTTGCTTCACTGGTAGCATCCGTTGTAACTCTCGATCTTATGAGTTCATCTATGCCTGCTGTCAAAGAATGGGCTACAGCGGTATTGGTCAATAAATGGTCCATGGATGAGCTTTTTGAAAACGCCGTATCGGTCCATTTGCAGGACAGGGTTTTGACTTATATCATGCTGCCGGATGGAAGCTTTAACTCCCCGCCGGGTGTTACCACGAAACTCACAAAACAGACAGGATTGTATCAATTGCAGGAGCGATTCGGCACAGTGATTGATTTTAATGCCAATAACAGGGTCAGTTCATGGACCGATGTTGACGGCAACTCCTTGACATTTACTTACAGCGGAAATAATTTGACTACAGTGACGGATGCAATTAATCGCACACTAACCCTGCAATATACAGGAGATAAACTTACTGCTGTTGCTGATTCTGCCGGCAGGACTGCGTCTTATGGATATGATCCCAATGACAATCTGAATACTTACACCGACCCTGAAAACAAAGCGTGGAGTTACGGATACAATACAGACCACAGGATAACAGGCCAGACAAATCCGTTGAGCATAACAACCGTCACCAATACCTATGACAGCCTCGGCAGAGTAAAACAGCAGGTGGAGCCCCGTCAGGGCGGGACGAGTACAACGCATAATTATTACTTCTCAGGCTTCAGAAATATTCGCGAAGAATCCGGGAATCAGACAATTTATTTCATTGACGACAAGAAGCGGACAGTCGGTGAACAGAATGCGCTTGGAAATTCAAAAACAACCCAATACGACGGGCAAAACCATGTGGTAGAGACGGTTGACGCGAAAGCAAATCCGTCATGGTTTTATTATGACGGCAATCATAATCTCATCGCAAGCATAAATGCGCTGGGTCTTATTACCGACTATAATTACGATGCCCAATTCAGGCTGACCGACACCGTTGATCACATATACCACGGGACTCATCTTGAGTATGACAGCGAACATCATCCGATATTGTCAAAGTTCGGCATTCGATATGATTCAAGTCTCAATCCCATAGACAGCGGACTGTATCAGAACAGTTCCACTTATTATGCTAACGGCTTGAAGAATACGGTAACAGACGGGCGCGCAACAATGACTACATTGACTTACGACAGTTACGGAAATCCTGACACCATAAAAGTCGGTAGCCATCCGGCAATAGATTATTCGTATGATTCGATAGGAAGAATGACGGACTTGACTGATCAAGTAACTTCAACCACGAGTTTTGTTTATGACAAACGCAGTTTGCTGACGAAGAAGACAGACCCGCTTTTGAAGGACACCATCCTTACATATGACGATGCAGGAAGGCTTGCAAGCAGGAAAGACCGGAATAATCAGACCATTACTTATTCATACACGCCGACAGATAAACCGGATACGATAACATATCCGGATTCTTCTACAGTCCATTTTACGTACGACCAGTATGATCAGCTTACAGGGATGCAGGAAGCGATTGGAAGCAGCAGTTATGGCTATGATGCAGTCGGACGGCTGACATCGCAGACAGATGCGAATGGATTTGCAGTTGCCTATGGATATGACGCAGCAGGCAATCTTACATCAATTACTTATCCCGGCAATAAGACGGTGAATTATACTTATGACGCATTGAATCGCTTAAAGACAGTAACCAACTGGTTAAGTCAGACTGCAACGTATAATTATGATGATGCAGGAAGATTAACGAGTTTGACAAATTTCAACGGAACAGTGACTACGTATGGTTATGACAATGCTAATCGTTTGACTGCTTTCGATAATAAAAAGTCGGATACCACGATATTGGCAAGTTATAGTTTTACATTAGACGGCAACGGCAACCGAACACAGGTTGTGCAGAATGAGCCGTTGACACAGATACCGAACCCGGCCGATGTTTCATACACTTACAACACAAAAAAGAATCGTCTCTTAACAGCTAATACGACAAGTTTTGGTTATGATGACGAGGGACAGTTGAATAGTAAGGCAGGGGGTGCTTACACCTTTGATTACGAACACCGTTTAAAGAGCATAGCTGGAACAACAACCTTCTACTATGACGGAAGTGGCAAGAGGTTGAAGGCGGTAAGGAATGGCATTGAGACTCGTTACATCTACGACACAGGAGGGAATCTCCTTGCAGAGGCGGATGGAAATAATAATATCACAAAATACTATATATACGGCGCTGGATTGCTTGCAATGGTTACGCCGACTAATCAAACATACTGTTATCACTTTAATGCAGTCGGTAGTACGATTGCAATGACGGATTCAACGCAAGCTATGGTAAATAAATATTCGTATGATCCATTTGGGAATGTTGTGAACCAGGTTGAAGCAGTGCAGCAGCCTTTCAAATTTGTTGGTCAACATGGGGTTATGACCGAGCCGAATGGATTCTATTACATGCGGGCAAGATATTACGATCCGGAGGTTGGACGATTTATAAGCGAAGACCCGATCGGCTTTGAGGGGGGCATTAACCTCTATGCTTATGTGTTGAACAACCCCGTACTGTTGATTGATCCGTTGGGGTTGGCTGTTGGAGATTGGTGGGATCTCCCAGCCAATTACGGAAGAGCGTATGAAATTCATGATCAAGAAATGGAGAGATTTGCTGGACATCACAATGATACAGGTGATGCAATGCGTCATGCAGAATGGAGTAGGAGGACTGCTGAGGAAACAAACAGCTTCACAGCATGGTCTGCAGGTTTAGGTCATGAAATAGACAATTGGATAAACGATGATCAGCCATGGAGAGAAGGGCTCATGGACTTACACAATAATTCAGAGGGACGCAATGCTGCTCGCGAAAGTCGCCTAGTTAATCCGAACAATTTAAGAACTAACCCTCAAGGCAAGAAAGGCTGTTACTAA